Below is a window of Scylla paramamosain isolate STU-SP2022 chromosome 14, ASM3559412v1, whole genome shotgun sequence DNA.
GCTCTAGACAACCGCGTCCTCTTTGTGCCCCCGCTTGTTCCCGATACGGCGTGAACCAACGTTCTAACCTCGAACACAACACCATATCAAATAATTTGGAAATGCTGTTTATTATACTAATGCCTCTATAGTTTCTTGCGTCTCTCTGGTCACCTTTTTTGTGTATGGTGAAAACTTTAGCCCTAGTCCAAGATACAGGATACTGTGCTGTAGTAAAAACCATATTAAACAGTGATACGATGAGCATTAGCCAGTGAAGAGGTAACAACTTCAAAACTCCAGGTGCAATACCGTCCGGACCACAAGCTTTGTCCGCTTTAATATTATTAACCTGAGTACTGACCTCGCCAAGGGTGATCGGATCATCTAAAACAGGAATCGAAACCGACGAGTCCCTGTATTCTTCAGTGATATTATTTCTGGCAGCACCCATTAATTCTTCATAGAAATTCTTAAATTCTTCATCAGTAGGCCTGACACCTGTACGGGTATCCTCCTGCAAACAACCTTTCCAATTAATGGCCTGCCACACTCTTCTATCATCCCTGTGTATGTCTGGCCAGCCTGCCTGCCcgacctgcctctccctgcagtAAATTCTAGACTGGCCTgccctctgcctgcctgcctgcctgcctacctcaATCTGACCTTCTTCTTTCATGTAAGAGAACGTTGGTGCAGTTCGGGTGCATGAAGGGTGTTGGACTTAGCCGAAATTTAGCCTTAAAAGTTGGTATCCCAGGCTAACACCCCCCTTGTCCCGACGGCCCAGTTCTGCGCATGCGCACTAAAGTCTTATGACGTCACTGTGTTGCCAGGCAACGGAGACGCTTCTTTGATTGTCACTCTTTACGATCTTGAGTTCttccttttgataattatgGCTCTGAGACCGCTGGCTGAACTTAGAAAGCTGTCACAGCATCAACTGAACACAATTCGTAAGGAAGATTTGATACAGAGTATACTGTCAGCACCAGAATCTGATGATGCAAACCTGGCAGTAGTGACACAGTTGACAGCACTGATCGCCGAAGTTGCAGACATAAAAAAGGCTCTCAAATCTCCAGATAGCCCCATTAATCGGCAAGTACGAGAATTACAAGACCAAGTGACTAAGCAGCAGGAGGTCATTGCAAGACAGCAGAGATTCCTAGAGGATATAGACCGGAAAGCAAGGGAATGCAACCTTGTATTACTCGGCATTCCTGAAGATCAGGAAAGTCTGGAAGGCGCTACTACTGATGGTGCAAAAATCCAGAAAGTGTGGACAGCGATTGGCTCGTCAGTGGGCGTAAGGACTTCACGACGTCTGGGACGAGCGGGAGGGCGGCGCCGACCCGTTCTGGTCACAGTGGCTTCTCGAGAGGACCGTGACGCCGTGCTGGAACGAGCAAAACACCTGAAAGACGCCGGTGAGACATTCAAGCGGATTTTTGTAAAGAAAGATACGCATCCAGCAGTAAGGGAAGAGTGGAAGCGATTAAAAGAcgcagagaaaacagagaaagaaaaacccgAGAATGCTGGTTGTAACATCTACATCAATTACAAGGAACGTCAATTGTATAGAGACAGAGAAGTGATCGACAGATTTAGCTTGATGTCTTTTTAGAAAGACCACAGCGACAAGGTGAGAAATATGTCAAAATTATGGCATGGAATATTAATGCAGTAAAAACTAAGTTGGAAAAATCACATGTGCAGACACTCCTGTTGGATTATGATATTATCAGCTTAAGTGAGACGAAAACACCACTGAATGTAAACTTGCCTGGATATGTAACTTTTAGACGTGTGAACAGTGTTTCTTCCCATCGAGGAGGAGTGGTTGTCATGGTGAAGAATTACTTAGCAAATCACGTAACTAGCATTGATTATAGTACTAATGATCAGATATGGCTGAAGCTCCGATGTGTTCCTTATGTAATTTTTGGCTTTTGTTATATTCCGCCATATGATTCTGAGTATTTTACACAGCAGTCGTTTGCAGCCATTCAAGAGAGGGTCAGTGATAGTGACTGTCAGTACTTACTAATGGGAGATCTGAACTGTAAGTTTGGTAAATATGTTCGTGAGCTACCCGCCTTAAGTGAAATGCCGAATGCTCACTCCTACGAGTACCCTGTTGTTTCGGACTGTGTGAACAACCCTAACGAGAATGCGTACGTGTTATCCTCAATATGTATAGACAACAAGTTACTGGTTGTAAATAATCTAAAAACACCAACTAACTATTTCAAAAGTGGGAAAACATATCGCAAAGGTGAAAATTGGATTTCGGAACTCGATGTTTGCTTGGTGTCATGTGAAGCTATCAGTAACGTTAAGTCCTTTCGTGTACATAATGTGGAAAGCTTGCCATCGGATCATGCTCCAATCAGCATAGATGTTAAAGTTCCACCTATTAGTATAGACTGTTTGTACAAGAGAGCTTGTTATCTTGGTGGTCATGCGTCACTAATCAGTAGTGAGGAGCGTGATCCACTGGTGCGCAGACCCGTAAAGTTTTCTCACGTTAGTCATGATACATTTCTTGTAAATGTGAATAGTCTTGATGTATCTAAttatgaaaatgtaaatgatgTAAACAACTTTGCCCAAAATATTTCTGATGTCTTGTATGAGTGTGCGAGAAGCAGCCGTgtagtgagggatgagggtcgAGTCAGTACTcagagtgacacacacacacacacacacacacacacacacacacacacacacacacacacacacacacacacacacacacacacacacgtacattaactaagacaaacataaataaataaagtataggTCATTACAGAAAAAGACACGTCTGCAccataacattttttcttcaccGTGATGGATGAATAATAACAGAGCCCTACCAACAGATTACGCCACACACTTACAGCCACACGAGTCACGTACGCATCATCTCACTTTTAGTCACGTCCTTTTTTCAAACGCGAGAAGTTGTTCCCAAGAGTATCTTTTCCTTAATGGTTTCATTGGAGGAAAAACTGAGAAAGAGGACTGTGTGAGTGGCAGGAGATCCTTATTTAGTCTTCATGAGCAGACTCATCATGTCGTCTTGTTACTCCCTTGCACGAAGCGTAAAAGGGTTAGTCTCATATTCCTTGGCAGCTCCACTCTTAAGTTACGTCCTCCCATCTCACGTGAGCCTCGTGACGCCAGATCTTGTTGTCACTTCCAGTAGAGTATATGAGATAACTCATGACGATATTAGTTTGTAGTAAGatacgctttgctctctcgctgCCACTATTTTTAAAAGGCCACAGTGTATTTCTCGTGTTGATTatatagaaatattgttaatctgtctctatagccatgaaaacatccttagaaaactcgtgtaacttcaactagaacctgtTGAAAGTAATTGAGGgaacgcagaagtgtttcagaatacggtctaGAATCaagttatctcctcctcctcctcctcctcctcctcctcctcctccttttcataatTACTATTGATCCCCTTACGCACTCTCAAAGATTAAGTAATGAAGGATCATCTTCTAAGGGAAAATATAATTACactgaaagtgaaagaagatcGTCCACGGAAGCAGGTCAGACTTCGTCGCTCCAGGCAGGCTTCGTTCTGGTTTTAATGATCCTTGATCTTACTTAGCCTTCAAAACACACGCCTCTCGTTTCCCTTATTGCCTTAATTTCATCCTTACATCGCAAACATGATGGAATGATTGTTTATTGCACCAGGGCAGGAAAAGACAGTAATAATGGAAGACATGATAAGACACTATAGCTGTGGATTGATTTACATTCTCATTAAAGCAAAATAGCATTGTGGTGTTTGAGGTTTGGTGACACGTGCCTCCTGAAAGTGCGATTTTACCAACAATGAATAAGGAAAAGCTGCCACCGCTGATAGTAAGATTAGTTTTCCTTTGTAaacggagggaaagaggaagtaaacCATTTCagctaaaataagaaaagtgtatcataTTTCCTCAACACATTATGCACgaagagaaaattatataacattgcctgttttttttttttttttttttttgttgcctatGAAACTCTCGCTTTGTATAGACACCTAAAGTTTGGATAAACTTGGAGGCGCAGATGTACTTTGTGGTGCACGCTCCCCATGTACGGGAAGGAATACGTGATGTCGCCTCAGTGTGTGTTGAAGGAAGGTGTcaaagagggagtgtgtgtagGCAATGTTAAGGGAACACAGACGTGGACAGGGAGTGTAATGATGGGAGGTGTAAAGAGGACACGGACGTGAGCGAGGAAGGacgtgtggaaggaaggaaagtgttaATGAGACACGGACGTGAGAAGAGAGGGTTAGGAAGGAAGGTGTTGAGAAGATAAGGACGTGGGAAGGCAGTGAGTGGGTGACGGTGAAGAATGCCAGCTCGGGAAACTGAGAACTCTATGGTGCCCTCAGGTGACTCGTTAAGAACACACCCTCTTCCTCAGCCCTGTATATTTATCTTTCGCCATGATATAATGCGTCCACTGTCTCGAATCAATATAGGGATTGGCACCTTCAgttgacctttctttttcttttgcctttgGACAGTGTACCTCCAAAAATATATGGTCCCGTTATTGCAGTGCCATTAAATCAGTCACCACTTTTCTCTAGACAACATTTAAGATTAATTTTCCTGTCAACTTAAAATTATTgttcacatttttcttatttcctgatTAATACTAATTATTGTTACCAGCATCAACTGTCTTAGGGTCTCATACCACCTCACAATCCTTTGTTACCAGGTTATCATCTTCAATGTTTACATAGGTTTTACCTGatgcacgaaaaaaaagatttctagtaatgtttgattttttctttcttttatctgtgaAGGAAGTGTTGAAACATTGCACACGATCTGGCATTGCAATATGACAACAGCGATCAGGTGTGGAAAGAATGTTGAGACAttcccttagagagagagagagagagagagagagagagagagagagagagagagagagagagagagagagagagagagagagagagagagagagagagagagagagagagaatttcctgtgtttttccttcttgtttttattattgtgctctcgtccttcctttcttccttcctttcttcccctaattcattcattcatgcattcattcattcattcattcaatcattcattatttcatgtCCGCATATTCCTCCTTCAGATAACCGATATGTGTGCGTTGGCTGACGTAGAAATATATTTTCCAGTGCAAATTATATCCTTTATAATGCGGcaatacttcttcctcctcactcacgagatggaggaggcaaaacagaGTGTGGTTATaaaaaggatgttttttttttcagttctgtcCTCTCAGGGCACACAATAAAAGCCGTGCGtaatatatagtatatatatatatagatatatatatatatatatagctataatatatatatatattatatatatatatatatctaataTATCTATTATATAGACTAtagtatatctatatatatatagatactatatatatatactcatagGTAGataacatagatagatagatagatagatagatatagatatacgatagatagatagatagatagagattagatagatagatagatatagatatagatagatagatagatagatagatagatatgtgaCCATTATCTAATTTTTGGGGGACCTCATCTTCTAAAGTCTGCCtcttaattatatattttgagaGAATATTCATCTAAACTAATAAGAATATATTACAATCTAATTATGTTTTTGATTTTCCTGACTAGAAAAGGAATATGAATTAAAGTTCTATTCTAGTCTCCTGGTCGGCTCTTCTCAATGAAAAGTATACTTTTGATGAGTtgatgatactttttttttacttttatgtaaGCATTGAATATTTGAAAAGATTGGTGTCTGAGATTATTTCAGTCAAacaattttttctctcctcaaaAATGTTTTCTCAGACATTCCATGAAGTCAGTTCATTCTCACTTTGTTTCGTTTTTAGTATATCATGAGCGAGgtgcgtttttttcttttctattttttatatattacttCTTCAATTAGGGTGAAGAAAATTATTTCGTGTTTTCTGAACTTTTGAAATAGGTTTTCTTGGTTGTCGAACGCTGCGATATTCAATCCTGTGtcagtttatttttctctttggttGGGGAACATTTTCATCTCccacttctattttatttatcgtgTAATAAAAATGGAATTTTTTGCTTGTTTCACATCTCAACAATATGTTATGGAACAGTGAATCAGGGGGGACAGTAAGAGGGggatctgtctgtttgtgtgtgtgtgtgtgtgtgtgtgtgtgtcgtgtgtgtgtgtgtgtgtgtgtgtgtcacagtgcggaagaaaaacaggaaagagtAAATATTCTAAAATACAGGTAGAAAAATGGAACGAAAGGTCTTATGTCTTTCAACCTGTATTTAAAGATAGAGGGTCACTGTAACAAGATCCCTGAGTAGCCATCAGAGCCACCGCTGCGTGACCCACGCGGGTGGGGCGGCGCTCACGACGCCAATTATACGCACCTCTCACCGCGGGGCCTTTTAATTAAGAGGTGATCGGtcggtggtggaagtggtgctgatggtggtgttggtagtcgtggtggtggtggtggacggaaTAGGTACTCGATGGTGATAATAGGGTGGATGTGAGGCAAAGGTActgatgtgtgcgtgtgtgtgtgtgtgtgtggttgggttATATTTGTATTTGATGTTATGCTGTCTGACTGTCTATTCATTTGGCTAtctatgtcctctctctctctctctctcctctctctgtctctctctctctctctctctctctctctcgtctctctctctctctctctctcttcaaaaggAATCCAATTTAAGCtctataaaaggaaagaaaagaacaaaaataacgaaagagacaaataaagcagaaagaaagacCAAAAAACGGAgttggagagaaaaataaaaagaattattctctcgtcattctctccttttatcatcCTACGTTcgttgtgtttctctttctcttcatcttgtttatctttttctttcgctCCATCGCtttcgtctttgtctttttttctttttctcccttctcctcctcctcttacaccaacagcagcaggaaagaaagaaaaatatttgtgactcagaggaacaagaaaaagaaaaatgcgacGAAGGTATTGCAGGAAAgtgagagatagacagaaacagagacggATAGACAAGTAACACTTCGACGGATTTTGAGAGACAGATGTAGGTACACGTACAGATGGACAGAAAgacgaagtgaaggaagagtcaGGATGGTATATAGTGATTAAGgaacaaagcaacacaaaaaatacttaGAAAAGGTATTTAAGCTGGGTAGCTTCAACCATACAAACATTTTCCcgaagtaataatgaaaaaaaaaatgcataaatgaaagggaaaaacaggAAGTAACAGAAATTCAAAAGAAAGCATCTGAAAAGACAGaacagagaaaatatatattaaaataaaattattaagtagataaatcaataaaaataaaacaaaatgaaaatacaaaagtatttttttctctttatatatatatatatatatagtatatactatatatctctatatatatatatatatatagtaatatctatatatatagtatatatatattatatatatacgtatatatagctatatatatatatactatatattatataatttcaATAAGCAAAGAGAGACAGCGGAATGAAAATAAGACGGTAGTTAACAGTAACTTAGTGACtaagacaaaggaggaagagagagaggaggaggactaaagtaACAGTGATAGAAGACCAGAGGAGCGAGAGCGTGGAGGTGGAACTGAGTAAGGACAATgactaaagaaaaatggaggaattaataaaaaagaaaataaaaaaataaaataaatacataaaaactgaagaaaactaGGAGcggtgaagaggaagggagggaaaagagagaaaagtcatGAAGGTTGAAAGTAGAATAagtctgagaggaggaggaaggaagaaaaaagagattaaaaaatagaagaaaaacgagaacagAATAAGAAGCAGGTCAAGGGAGGTAagtgaaagacgaggaggacgaggaggaagaagaggaggaggattgagacTGATGGTTGCGTCATGCACCATAAAAGTCTTTCACTTGGGATttaggacagtgtgtgtgtgtgtgtgtgtgtgtgtgtgtgtgtgtgtgtacgtttgatTTGTCGGATTTGTTGATGCTCTAGAACAGTtcatgactattattattattgtcattattgttgtctgttatcatcatcatcatcatcatcatcatcatcatcactattattaatgtcattattattattattgcattttctctcgtactttttttatgtgtatgttatcttttttttttgttttctttttagttttgtttgctcTCCCCTCACGTTTTCCTGTAtgttttactttgttttgtttgcacccttgttcatataatttttgttgtactttttttttacatatagttttctttttacttttttttcgtgtgtagCTTTTATTTcggtggagaagaaaggagggagggaaagaggaagagagggagggagagagggaggttctCTTTGATATCCCATTACATCGTGTAGCGGATCCATCAGAGACAGTATTGTGCATATCAACGCTTTTAGCAGTCGTTTTTATATAACCCACGTAACTGTTTACCCTTTCCATCAATACTTTCACTCCTGTAACCATCATAGCCATCATTCACCGGGGCATTCAAATATAGGGTTACATAAATgttttcatatctctctctctctctctctctctctctctctctctctctctctctctctctctctctctctctctctctctctctctctctcacaaatcaTGGTGTCACGTGctattttttactcttttctagTTTACCCTTCATTGATATCGTTATCTTTGGTCTTCCTTCCATATGTCACTGCCCTCCTCACCTGTCCATCACA
It encodes the following:
- the LOC135107125 gene encoding uncharacterized protein LOC135107125, whose product is MALRPLAELRKLSQHQLNTIRKEDLIQSILSAPESDDANLAVVTQLTALIAEVADIKKALKSPDSPINRQVRELQDQVTKQQEVIARQQRFLEDIDRKARECNLVLLGIPEDQESLEGATTDGAKIQKVWTAIGSSVGVRTSRRLGRAGGRRRPVLVTVASREDRDAVLERAKHLKDAGETFKRIFVKKDTHPAVREEWKRLKDAEKTEKEKPENAGCNIYINYKERQLYRDREVIDRFSLMSF